The Clostridium bornimense genome includes a region encoding these proteins:
- a CDS encoding Type 1 glutamine amidotransferase-like domain-containing protein, producing MGKIVAIGGGEILNNETFIIDKFIVQFSEKKNPKLLFIPTASGDSQGYIKTIQSIYGDKLGCIIDTLLLINNDITENEIKEKILSSDIIYVGGGDTVKMMEIWKDRKVDIFLKEAFHKNIVLSGISAGAICWFDKGHSSLLNPGLWDYEPAIGLGLIHGINCPHYNEIGHESFDIAMKTEKLPGIALENNCAFVIHNDNYKIIKSNSNKNCYYFKNNNGTIEKNLLNNSDFLPWV from the coding sequence ATGGGTAAAATTGTAGCTATCGGTGGTGGAGAGATTCTTAATAATGAAACTTTTATAATAGATAAATTTATTGTACAATTTTCGGAAAAGAAAAATCCTAAACTTCTTTTTATTCCTACTGCTAGTGGAGATTCTCAGGGCTATATTAAAACAATCCAATCTATATATGGAGATAAATTAGGTTGCATAATTGATACATTACTTTTAATAAATAACGATATTACTGAAAATGAAATAAAAGAAAAAATTCTATCATCTGATATTATCTATGTTGGTGGGGGAGACACAGTAAAGATGATGGAAATATGGAAAGATAGAAAAGTTGATATATTCTTAAAAGAAGCTTTTCATAAAAACATAGTTCTTTCTGGTATAAGTGCCGGTGCAATTTGTTGGTTTGATAAAGGTCATAGTTCTTTATTGAATCCTGGCTTATGGGATTATGAACCTGCCATTGGACTTGGTCTAATTCATGGAATTAATTGTCCTCATTATAATGAGATAGGTCATGAAAGTTTTGATATTGCTATGAAAACAGAAAAACTTCCTGGTATAGCATTAGAAAATAACTGTGCTTTTGTAATACACAATGACAATTATAAAATAATTAAATCAAATTCTAATAAAAACTGCTACTATTTCAAAAATAATAACGGAACAATTGAAAAAAATCTTTTAAATAACTCAGATTTTCTCCCATGGGTATAA
- a CDS encoding class I SAM-dependent methyltransferase, protein MDSNLKNYLENIKKPWGILFYKVIWEQLSSISNCKVLDFGSGFGFTSNYLAAKNNVTAIEPNLEMIEERICENNYKQIYGDIKALKEQEDNSFDVILCHNVLEYAKERKEIFDEFYRILKPNGVLSIVKHNHAGRIMQKVVFENNVDEAISLLNGGKINVYSFGEINYYDIDDIKEWIGNKNIIIEKIRGVRTFWALQQNNEIKNEKSWQDKMFEIEMKVSDIEEFINISFFNHVLLRKIR, encoded by the coding sequence ATGGATAGTAATCTTAAGAATTATTTAGAAAATATAAAAAAACCATGGGGAATATTGTTTTATAAAGTAATATGGGAGCAACTTTCAAGTATAAGTAATTGTAAGGTTCTTGATTTTGGAAGTGGATTTGGATTTACATCAAATTATTTAGCAGCCAAAAACAATGTTACTGCAATAGAACCTAATTTAGAAATGATAGAAGAAAGAATATGTGAAAATAATTACAAACAAATTTATGGTGATATAAAAGCATTAAAAGAACAAGAAGATAATTCGTTTGATGTTATATTGTGTCATAATGTTTTAGAATACGCAAAAGAAAGAAAAGAGATATTTGATGAATTTTATAGGATACTTAAGCCCAACGGTGTATTGTCAATAGTGAAGCATAATCATGCAGGTAGAATTATGCAAAAAGTTGTTTTTGAAAATAATGTAGATGAAGCAATATCTCTTCTTAATGGTGGGAAAATTAATGTATATTCTTTTGGAGAAATAAATTATTATGACATAGATGATATTAAAGAGTGGATAGGTAATAAGAATATTATTATAGAGAAAATTCGTGGTGTTAGAACGTTTTGGGCGTTACAACAGAATAATGAAATAAAAAATGAAAAATCATGGCAAGACAAGATGTTTGAAATTGAAATGAAAGTTTCAGATATTGAAGAGTTTATTAATATATCTTTTTTCAATCATGTTTTATTAAGAAAGATAAGATAG
- a CDS encoding GNAT family N-acetyltransferase yields MNIKLVEDKSLKRKISKKILESLPQWFGIPESTKEYIEESSSMPFWTVYDEDNYIGFIAVKITSKYTAEIYVIGVDVEYHRKGIGTALFKECYKWCKINGYEFLQVKTLDESNPDIYYKKTRKFYKSLGFRELECFPTLWDESNPCLIMIMKI; encoded by the coding sequence ATGAATATTAAATTAGTAGAAGATAAAAGTTTAAAAAGGAAAATATCAAAAAAGATATTAGAAAGCCTACCTCAGTGGTTCGGAATTCCAGAATCTACTAAGGAATATATCGAAGAAAGTAGCAGTATGCCATTTTGGACTGTATATGATGAAGATAATTATATTGGATTTATCGCAGTAAAAATTACAAGTAAGTATACAGCAGAGATTTATGTTATAGGAGTAGATGTAGAATATCATAGAAAAGGTATTGGTACTGCTCTATTCAAGGAATGTTATAAATGGTGTAAAATAAATGGATATGAATTTTTGCAAGTAAAGACATTAGACGAATCAAATCCAGATATATATTATAAAAAAACAAGAAAATTTTATAAAAGTTTAGGATTTAGAGAGTTGGAATGTTTTCCTACATTGTGGGATGAATCAAATCCTTGTTTAATTATGATTATGAAAATTTAG
- a CDS encoding DUF4177 domain-containing protein, with translation MVKYKILQWNIGSYPYVSQDNFEDELNKFAKDGWEIKNIKTAERRSIFNTNSTIIVFMEKNEED, from the coding sequence ATGGTTAAGTATAAAATTTTGCAATGGAATATTGGATCATATCCATATGTATCACAAGATAATTTTGAAGATGAATTAAATAAATTTGCAAAAGATGGATGGGAAATTAAAAATATTAAAACTGCTGAAAGAAGAAGCATTTTTAATACAAATAGTACTATTATAGTTTTTATGGAGAAAAATGAAGAGGATTAG
- a CDS encoding DUF4177 domain-containing protein → MVKYKILQWNIGSYPYVSQDKFEDELNKFAEDGWRIKDIKITEKKSIFNSNNTIIVFMEKNEEN, encoded by the coding sequence ATGGTTAAGTATAAAATTTTGCAATGGAATATTGGATCATATCCATATGTATCACAAGATAAATTTGAAGATGAATTAAATAAATTTGCAGAAGATGGATGGAGAATTAAAGATATTAAAATTACTGAAAAGAAAAGTATTTTTAATAGTAATAATACTATTATAGTTTTTATGGAGAAAAATGAAGAGAATTAG
- the hsp18 gene encoding heat shock protein Hsp18, protein MFGLIPFRSNKNLSRGDTFENFISDFFNDDFFAPFGASSGGFNADIKETDNEYLVIAELPGVKKEDISLEYNNNQLVISAKRDEFINEEKDNYIRRERHYGNFSRAFYVDNVNKDDILAKFENGELKIVLPKLQKTSPSSNRIEIQ, encoded by the coding sequence ATGTTTGGATTAATACCTTTTAGAAGTAATAAAAATTTAAGTAGGGGAGACACATTTGAAAATTTCATATCAGATTTCTTCAATGATGATTTCTTTGCACCATTTGGTGCAAGTTCTGGTGGCTTTAATGCTGATATTAAGGAAACAGACAATGAATACTTAGTCATTGCTGAATTACCTGGTGTAAAAAAGGAAGATATCTCTCTAGAATATAATAATAATCAACTAGTTATCTCTGCAAAGAGAGATGAATTTATAAATGAAGAAAAAGATAACTATATAAGAAGAGAACGCCATTATGGCAACTTCTCAAGAGCTTTCTATGTAGATAATGTAAATAAAGACGATATCTTAGCTAAATTCGAAAATGGAGAATTAAAAATAGTATTACCTAAACTTCAAAAAACTTCTCCATCTTCAAATAGGATAGAAATACAATAA
- a CDS encoding Hsp20/alpha crystallin family protein: MFGLIPFNTKSIDNKGDEFGNLISDFFNDDFFTPFYKEANTFKADIKETENEYLVEAELPGVKKEDISLEYKDNNLIISAKRNETINEEKDNYVRKERHYGDFSRAFYVEDIKEDSISAKFENGELIVTLPKLPKPEEKITKINIQ, from the coding sequence ATGTTCGGATTAATACCTTTTAACACAAAATCTATCGATAACAAAGGAGATGAATTCGGAAATTTAATATCAGACTTCTTTAATGATGACTTCTTTACACCATTTTATAAAGAAGCTAACACCTTTAAAGCTGATATTAAAGAAACAGAAAATGAATACCTAGTAGAGGCTGAATTACCCGGAGTAAAGAAAGAAGATATTTCTCTAGAGTACAAGGATAACAATCTAATTATCTCTGCAAAAAGAAATGAGACTATTAATGAAGAAAAAGATAACTATGTAAGAAAAGAACGTCATTATGGTGACTTCTCAAGAGCTTTCTATGTTGAGGATATTAAAGAAGATTCTATCTCAGCTAAGTTTGAAAATGGTGAACTTATTGTTACATTACCAAAGCTTCCAAAGCCAGAGGAAAAAATAACAAAAATTAATATTCAATAA
- a CDS encoding ABC transporter ATP-binding protein: MKKNNVKYSELLKIFKDLRKEQVFLFFICSISVIANTFLVYQVQGLVDGINNSIPFKDLVKVFYKILFWGIFTFISELYQVKRWHYFGSKLINNMRYKMYKSMIRKPIKFFDSNTTGDIASRVLNDGSSIAESAGIEVLMFILNLFKIAIVMIVLFSFNIKLALIVLIILPIYYLLLVKVNKNMRDAYRDERKAFADMQQLLIENVNGIVNIKTLQKEEYFSKKFDNAVNKRYYSKIKTVINLQVTVAAINEIMTIFLPVMILILGAYFAYNKEITIGTLIAFYTYLASLVEPIANLTDYYQGSKQALGAADRVYDFIFDAEDNDKKEEFNCDVEKIDINIEKFSWSDKTILENFKYKIEKEDRIFIKGESGKGKSTLLKLIMNFYDISNGEITINDKDISKVKESSLYDNILMMTQEPFIFEGTLKENLLLGDNFTDDEIAKVAKVACIDNLIEEKGIDYEILEGGSNLSGGQKQRIALARILLRKPSVLVLDEATSALDKTTEKSLIRNIDIYLKENGITLIAVSHNNEIETICNKEIILS, translated from the coding sequence ATGAAGAAAAATAATGTAAAATATAGTGAGCTTCTAAAAATATTTAAAGATCTTAGAAAAGAGCAGGTATTTTTATTTTTTATATGCTCAATATCAGTAATAGCAAATACATTTCTAGTTTACCAAGTACAAGGATTAGTAGATGGAATTAATAATAGTATCCCTTTTAAAGATTTAGTTAAAGTATTTTATAAGATACTATTTTGGGGTATTTTCACCTTTATATCTGAATTATATCAAGTAAAAAGATGGCATTATTTTGGTAGTAAATTAATTAATAATATGAGATATAAGATGTATAAAAGTATGATAAGAAAACCGATAAAGTTTTTTGATAGTAATACAACAGGGGACATTGCATCAAGAGTATTAAATGATGGAAGTTCTATAGCAGAAAGTGCAGGGATTGAGGTACTAATGTTTATACTTAACTTATTTAAAATTGCTATTGTTATGATTGTATTATTTTCATTTAATATTAAATTAGCATTGATAGTTCTTATTATATTGCCAATATATTATTTATTACTTGTTAAAGTAAATAAGAATATGAGAGATGCATATAGAGATGAAAGAAAAGCATTTGCAGATATGCAACAATTATTGATAGAAAATGTCAATGGTATTGTAAATATAAAAACATTACAAAAAGAAGAATATTTTTCTAAAAAATTTGATAATGCTGTAAATAAAAGATATTATTCTAAGATAAAAACAGTAATAAATCTTCAAGTAACTGTAGCAGCGATAAATGAAATTATGACTATTTTTTTGCCAGTAATGATTTTAATTTTAGGAGCATATTTTGCTTACAATAAGGAAATTACAATAGGAACATTGATAGCTTTTTATACTTATTTAGCAAGTTTAGTAGAGCCTATAGCAAATCTTACTGATTATTATCAAGGATCTAAGCAAGCTCTTGGTGCAGCAGATAGAGTTTATGACTTTATATTTGATGCTGAAGATAATGATAAAAAAGAAGAATTTAATTGCGATGTAGAAAAAATTGATATTAATATTGAGAAGTTTTCGTGGAGTGACAAAACTATTTTAGAGAATTTTAAGTATAAAATAGAAAAGGAAGATAGAATCTTTATTAAAGGCGAGAGTGGAAAAGGTAAAAGTACATTATTAAAGTTGATTATGAATTTTTATGATATTAGTAATGGAGAAATTACTATTAATGATAAGGATATATCGAAGGTTAAGGAAAGTAGCTTATACGATAATATTTTAATGATGACTCAAGAGCCATTTATTTTTGAGGGAACATTAAAAGAAAATTTGCTTTTAGGAGATAATTTTACTGATGATGAAATTGCAAAAGTTGCAAAGGTAGCTTGTATTGATAATCTTATTGAGGAAAAAGGTATAGATTATGAAATATTAGAAGGAGGCTCTAATTTGTCTGGTGGACAAAAGCAAAGAATCGCCCTAGCGAGAATTTTACTTAGAAAACCAAGTGTATTAGTGTTAGACGAAGCGACAAGTGCTTTAGATAAGACAACAGAGAAAAGTTTGATAAGAAATATTGATATATATTTAAAAGAAAATGGTATTACTTTAATTGCTGTTTCTCATAATAATGAAATTGAAACAATATGCAATAAGGAAATTATTCTTAGTTAA
- a CDS encoding DUF488 family protein: protein MDIYTIGHSNYSMDRFLNMLEKYNINCVVDTRAIPYSKYNIQYDKESLKEALNKKGYVYIYMGRELAAKRESRVSYNNEGYCDFEKAVHEESFIKGVERLKIGCSKGYRIVLLGAVQDPIRCQRGILLGRYLIKNGFNVKHILDDYSIASQENLESELLDKYFSDRAQITMDSLIGKGIDEREMIEEGYKLANKEIGYRIEKLKSE from the coding sequence ATGGATATTTACACAATAGGACATTCAAATTATTCTATGGATCGATTTTTAAATATGCTAGAAAAATATAATATAAATTGCGTTGTTGATACTAGAGCTATACCTTATTCAAAATATAATATTCAATATGATAAGGAATCTTTAAAGGAAGCATTAAATAAAAAAGGCTATGTATATATTTATATGGGAAGAGAGTTAGCGGCAAAAAGAGAAAGTAGAGTTTCTTATAATAATGAGGGCTATTGCGATTTTGAAAAAGCAGTTCATGAAGAATCTTTTATTAAAGGCGTTGAGAGATTGAAGATAGGATGCAGTAAAGGGTATAGAATAGTATTATTAGGAGCAGTTCAAGATCCAATTCGTTGTCAGAGAGGAATTTTATTGGGACGTTACTTGATAAAAAATGGATTTAATGTTAAGCACATTTTAGATGATTATTCTATTGCATCTCAGGAAAATCTAGAGTCAGAATTACTAGATAAATATTTTAGTGATAGGGCGCAAATAACTATGGATTCACTAATAGGAAAAGGTATTGATGAGAGAGAAATGATAGAAGAAGGATATAAACTTGCAAATAAAGAAATAGGATATAGGATTGAGAAGTTAAAGAGTGAATAG
- a CDS encoding GNAT family N-acetyltransferase, translating into MILETERLFLREMEQADFKDLAEMLQNPKVMYAYEHDFSDEDVQVWLDRQRNRYKKYGFGLWAMILKSTGCMIGQAGLTMQKYRGSEVLEIGYLLKQDYWHCGYAREAARGCKKYTFEQLNKEKVHSIIKSDNWASMKVAESIGMKKEDEFITQFYNGDMLHYLYSIYK; encoded by the coding sequence TTGATTTTAGAAACAGAACGTTTATTTTTAAGAGAAATGGAACAAGCTGATTTCAAGGATTTAGCAGAAATGTTGCAGAATCCAAAAGTTATGTATGCTTATGAGCATGATTTTTCAGATGAAGATGTGCAGGTATGGCTTGATCGTCAAAGAAATCGATATAAAAAATATGGATTTGGACTGTGGGCTATGATATTAAAATCAACAGGGTGCATGATAGGACAAGCAGGTTTAACAATGCAAAAATATAGAGGTAGCGAAGTGCTAGAAATAGGCTATTTGCTAAAACAGGACTATTGGCATTGTGGATACGCAAGAGAGGCTGCAAGAGGTTGTAAAAAATATACTTTTGAACAGCTCAATAAAGAAAAGGTCCATTCTATTATTAAATCAGATAACTGGGCGTCTATGAAAGTTGCCGAGAGTATCGGGATGAAAAAAGAAGATGAGTTTATTACTCAATTTTATAATGGAGATATGTTACATTATCTTTATTCTATATACAAATAA
- a CDS encoding class I SAM-dependent methyltransferase, which translates to MNSKYDKYINQWNNIFSKEIPKVPTNQRSGNRALDKGIEWICNGTKSILDFGCGNGTMLFLCALNGTKYNIGVDLSEKAIENAQIRAKQMSKGEYRFIQGSIDALESISDSSFDAIILFNIIDNLYPEDAEVLIKEVERILCSNGKLLVKLNPYITLDQIIEWDLKVIKDNLLDDGLILLNNTTEKWKNFFSIKFNICKYNEIYYPEFEQTNRMFWLTKK; encoded by the coding sequence GTGAATAGCAAATATGATAAATACATTAATCAATGGAATAATATCTTTTCAAAAGAAATCCCTAAAGTGCCAACAAATCAAAGATCTGGGAATAGAGCTTTAGATAAAGGAATAGAGTGGATTTGTAACGGAACAAAAAGCATTCTTGATTTTGGGTGTGGAAATGGTACTATGTTATTTTTATGTGCATTAAATGGCACAAAATATAACATAGGAGTAGACTTGTCTGAAAAAGCAATTGAAAATGCGCAAATAAGAGCTAAACAAATGAGTAAAGGGGAATATCGTTTTATACAAGGAAGTATAGATGCATTAGAAAGTATATCTGATTCATCTTTTGATGCTATTATTTTATTTAATATTATTGATAACTTATATCCAGAGGACGCGGAAGTATTAATTAAGGAAGTTGAAAGAATTTTATGTAGCAATGGTAAGCTTTTAGTAAAGTTAAATCCTTATATAACACTAGATCAAATAATAGAATGGGATTTAAAAGTAATAAAAGACAATTTACTTGATGATGGATTAATTTTATTAAATAATACAACAGAGAAGTGGAAGAATTTTTTTAGTATAAAGTTTAATATATGTAAATATAATGAGATTTATTATCCTGAATTTGAACAAACTAATAGAATGTTCTGGTTGACTAAAAAGTAA
- a CDS encoding GNAT family N-acetyltransferase, with product MKIEMLKDYPEFVEEVVEWLNNEFGNRNSLKFYQGIIEHSLVENQLPITFIAVENGVLLGTVGIWRGDLLSRQELYPWLSALVVNPNYRNKGIGQSLQKHVLEYCKMSGYKEIFLYTELDGYYEKSGWIPFDKGYEYTGSEVCIYRQSI from the coding sequence ATGAAGATAGAAATGTTAAAAGATTATCCAGAGTTTGTTGAAGAAGTAGTAGAGTGGCTGAACAATGAATTCGGAAATAGAAATAGTTTAAAATTTTATCAGGGAATTATCGAGCATAGTTTGGTAGAAAATCAATTACCAATTACATTTATAGCAGTAGAAAATGGTGTGCTATTGGGAACTGTTGGAATTTGGCGAGGGGATTTACTTTCACGTCAGGAATTATATCCATGGCTTTCTGCGTTGGTTGTCAATCCAAATTATCGAAATAAAGGTATTGGACAAAGTTTGCAAAAGCATGTGTTGGAATATTGTAAGATGAGTGGATATAAAGAAATATTTTTATATACAGAGTTAGATGGATATTATGAAAAAAGTGGTTGGATACCATTTGACAAAGGATATGAGTATACCGGAAGTGAAGTCTGTATTTACAGGCAAAGTATATAA
- the purM gene encoding phosphoribosylformylglycinamidine cyclo-ligase, translating into MLNSIKVGNFIMNKRKELGMTQQQLADKLKVSFQAVSKWENGITYPNIEILYELAITLNVTVDEILVGSEKETEGLSYSKAGIDITYTDTIKREMAKHLETSDVRVLNGLGPFASLYDINFPRINEPVLVLKSEEPGSKQKLAMEFGYTESICHDMINHLVNDIVVMGAKPLAVLDTIVCGKAERDTIKTLVKGVADACRENECFLVGGETSIQPLVVDSGVYVLTSSIVGIVEKSKVIDGSKIEDGDVVLAIASNGLHTNGYSLVRLLMDKMPQIKLDKIDGLTFIEQIMKPHTPYYKAIKELFSEDVIHGMAHITGGGIEGNLCRIMPDGLSAKIDLSKLQVLNIFKYIRNNGNISDEEMLHTFNCGVGFNVVVSQKHKDTVINHIKKYYNCYEIGKIEKGDAKIVFENRLNWV; encoded by the coding sequence ATGCTTAATAGTATTAAAGTTGGCAATTTTATAATGAATAAGCGTAAAGAATTAGGAATGACACAGCAACAATTGGCAGATAAATTGAAGGTTTCTTTTCAAGCAGTATCAAAGTGGGAAAATGGTATAACTTATCCTAATATAGAAATTTTATATGAGTTAGCAATTACACTAAATGTAACTGTAGATGAAATATTAGTAGGTAGTGAAAAAGAAACCGAAGGGTTGTCATATAGTAAGGCAGGTATTGATATAACATATACTGATACAATTAAGAGAGAAATGGCAAAGCATTTAGAAACAAGTGATGTTAGAGTTTTGAATGGGCTTGGACCATTTGCATCTTTGTATGATATTAATTTTCCTAGGATAAATGAACCAGTACTTGTTTTGAAATCAGAAGAACCTGGTTCAAAGCAAAAGTTAGCAATGGAGTTCGGATACACAGAATCAATTTGTCATGATATGATTAATCATTTGGTAAATGACATTGTGGTGATGGGAGCAAAACCATTAGCAGTATTAGATACAATTGTTTGTGGAAAAGCTGAAAGAGATACGATAAAAACCTTGGTAAAAGGTGTAGCGGATGCCTGTAGAGAAAATGAATGCTTTTTAGTAGGCGGGGAAACATCGATTCAACCATTAGTTGTGGATTCTGGAGTATATGTTTTAACTTCAAGTATCGTCGGTATTGTAGAAAAATCAAAGGTCATTGATGGATCTAAGATTGAAGATGGTGATGTGGTTTTAGCTATTGCTTCTAATGGGTTGCATACCAATGGATATTCGCTAGTAAGATTATTAATGGATAAGATGCCACAAATTAAGCTAGATAAAATAGACGGATTAACATTTATAGAGCAGATTATGAAACCTCATACTCCATATTATAAAGCAATAAAAGAATTGTTTTCAGAAGATGTGATACATGGAATGGCACATATTACTGGTGGTGGAATTGAAGGAAATTTATGCAGAATAATGCCAGATGGATTAAGTGCTAAAATAGATTTGTCAAAGCTACAAGTATTAAATATATTTAAATATATTCGTAACAATGGAAATATAAGTGACGAGGAAATGTTACATACATTTAATTGTGGCGTTGGATTCAATGTGGTAGTATCGCAAAAGCATAAAGATACAGTAATAAATCATATTAAGAAATATTATAATTGTTATGAAATTGGTAAAATAGAAAAAGGCGATGCGAAGATAGTATTTGAGAATAGATTAAATTGGGTATAG
- a CDS encoding AAA family ATPase, protein MKKIYLIGGTMGVGKTTTCQLLKKELHNSIFLDGDWCWDANPFQVTEETKTMVLDNICYLLNNYIHCSAYENIIFCWVMHEQSIIDSILNRIDTENCIVKVISLVCDEDVLKKRIERDINEGIRTDRVIERCVERISLYQGLKTIKIDTSNKSAGTIVKEISVM, encoded by the coding sequence ATGAAGAAGATATATCTTATTGGTGGCACAATGGGAGTGGGAAAAACTACGACATGTCAACTCTTGAAAAAAGAATTGCATAATAGTATTTTTCTTGATGGGGATTGGTGTTGGGATGCTAATCCGTTTCAAGTTACAGAAGAAACTAAAACAATGGTATTAGATAATATATGTTATTTACTGAATAATTATATTCATTGTTCAGCGTATGAAAATATTATATTTTGTTGGGTTATGCACGAACAGAGCATAATCGATAGCATTCTCAACAGAATTGATACAGAAAACTGTATTGTAAAAGTTATATCCCTTGTTTGCGATGAAGATGTTCTCAAAAAGAGAATTGAGAGAGATATTAATGAAGGTATCCGTACAGATAGAGTCATTGAAAGATGCGTTGAAAGAATTTCACTATATCAAGGATTGAAGACCATAAAAATTGATACATCAAACAAAAGTGCGGGAACTATCGTCAAGGAAATTTCAGTTATGTAA
- a CDS encoding GNAT family N-acetyltransferase: MIRRAKNTDISTIEEILFDAVIWMKSNGISNLWSLESVKWVALSREYKIDDFYIYFYKNKPVACMAITNKDSKYWPNVEENSSLYLHKLAVKKEFRGKGISKEMIDFIKEKAYAEKINEIRLDCNANERKLCKLYEAQGFKYVESVLGSKDYNLALYVCYLK, from the coding sequence ATGATTAGAAGGGCAAAAAATACAGATATTAGCACTATTGAAGAGATATTGTTTGATGCAGTTATATGGATGAAATCTAATGGTATTTCAAATCTTTGGAGTCTAGAAAGTGTAAAATGGGTTGCCTTATCGAGAGAGTATAAAATTGATGATTTCTATATTTATTTTTATAAAAATAAACCTGTTGCATGTATGGCGATAACAAATAAAGATTCAAAGTATTGGCCTAATGTAGAAGAAAATTCATCTTTATATTTGCATAAGTTAGCAGTGAAAAAGGAATTTAGAGGAAAGGGGATTTCTAAAGAGATGATTGATTTTATAAAAGAAAAAGCATATGCAGAAAAAATTAATGAGATAAGACTTGATTGTAATGCAAATGAAAGAAAGTTATGTAAATTGTATGAAGCGCAAGGGTTTAAATATGTAGAAAGTGTTTTAGGGAGCAAAGATTATAATTTAGCATTATATGTTTGTTATTTGAAATAA
- a CDS encoding aminoglycoside 6-adenylyltransferase has translation MRSEKEMYELILSIANNDKRIHAVYMNGSRVNKNIKSDIFQDYDIVYVVNETNSFIEDKKWIENFGEILYMQYPDESPYCHSNKEKSYGWLMQFADGNRIDLHVETIESAKENIFSDKLCKILLDKSDILPQIPEATDKDYWIKRPNKEEYVATCNEFWWCSNNIAKGLWRKEIPYIQDMANFIVRKQLEKMLSWKVGIITEFSVSVGKSAKYMYKWLDKTDWESYLATYLSSNIEEIWENVMRMCDLFENTAIFVGKELGYEYNSLEGRKAREFLKHVRQLSKDASEIY, from the coding sequence ATGAGAAGTGAAAAAGAGATGTATGAATTAATATTAAGTATTGCTAATAATGATAAGAGAATACATGCAGTATATATGAACGGATCTAGAGTAAATAAAAATATAAAAAGTGATATTTTTCAAGATTATGACATTGTATATGTTGTAAATGAAACTAATAGCTTTATTGAAGATAAAAAATGGATTGAAAATTTTGGGGAAATACTTTATATGCAATATCCTGATGAATCTCCATATTGTCATAGTAATAAAGAAAAATCTTATGGATGGCTTATGCAGTTTGCAGATGGAAATAGAATTGATTTGCATGTAGAGACTATTGAAAGTGCTAAGGAAAATATTTTTAGTGATAAATTATGTAAGATATTATTGGATAAGAGTGATATTTTGCCACAAATTCCTGAAGCTACTGATAAAGATTATTGGATAAAAAGACCTAATAAAGAGGAATATGTTGCTACATGTAATGAATTTTGGTGGTGCTCAAATAATATTGCCAAGGGATTATGGAGAAAAGAGATTCCATATATACAAGATATGGCTAATTTTATTGTAAGAAAACAATTGGAAAAAATGCTTTCTTGGAAAGTTGGTATAATTACAGAGTTCTCGGTGAGTGTTGGAAAATCAGCAAAATATATGTACAAGTGGTTAGATAAAACCGATTGGGAATCATATCTTGCAACTTATTTAAGTAGCAATATTGAGGAGATTTGGGAAAATGTAATGAGAATGTGTGATTTATTTGAAAACACAGCTATTTTTGTAGGTAAAGAATTAGGATATGAGTATAATTCTTTAGAGGGAAGAAAAGCTAGGGAGTTTTTGAAACATGTCAGACAATTATCAAAGGATGCTAGTGAAATTTATTAA